The following proteins come from a genomic window of Streptomyces sp. Sge12:
- a CDS encoding ABC transporter permease yields the protein MLAYFIRRIFSVIVMLLVISLVTFGIFFLFPKMIGTDPALYFVGKQSDPIAIEGIRQKMGLDDPILVQFGKFVVGLVAGRTYANGPDVTQCAAPCFGYSFKTEQEVWPLLLDWLPVTLSLALGAVVLWVIGGVATGVISALKRGTVLDRSAMGIALAGVSLPIYFTGMLVIAVFSDQLGWFGRPDATFAEDPGRWFNGMVLPWVSLAFLYAAMYARLTRATMLEVLNEDYIRTARAKGLTEPVVIGKHAMRSTMTPILTVLGLDLGALMGGAVLTEYTFSLHGLGYSAVRAISEHDLPVILGITLISAFFVVAANLIVDLMYAVIDPRVRLS from the coding sequence GTGCTTGCATATTTCATCCGACGGATCTTCTCCGTCATCGTCATGCTGCTGGTCATCTCGTTGGTGACCTTCGGAATCTTCTTCCTCTTCCCGAAGATGATCGGGACGGATCCGGCGCTGTACTTCGTCGGTAAGCAGTCCGACCCCATCGCCATCGAGGGCATCCGGCAGAAGATGGGTCTCGACGACCCGATCCTCGTCCAGTTCGGCAAGTTCGTCGTCGGGCTGGTGGCGGGTCGCACGTACGCCAACGGCCCCGATGTCACGCAATGCGCCGCGCCCTGCTTCGGCTACTCCTTCAAGACCGAGCAGGAGGTCTGGCCGCTGCTGCTGGACTGGCTCCCGGTCACCCTGTCCCTCGCCCTCGGTGCCGTCGTCCTCTGGGTGATCGGCGGTGTCGCCACCGGCGTCATCTCCGCCCTCAAGCGCGGCACCGTGCTGGACCGCTCGGCCATGGGCATCGCGCTCGCCGGCGTGTCCCTCCCGATCTACTTCACGGGCATGCTCGTCATCGCCGTCTTCTCCGACCAGCTCGGCTGGTTCGGCCGGCCCGACGCGACCTTCGCGGAGGACCCGGGCAGATGGTTCAACGGCATGGTCCTGCCGTGGGTCTCGCTCGCCTTCCTCTACGCGGCGATGTACGCGCGGCTCACCCGGGCGACCATGCTCGAAGTCCTCAACGAGGACTACATCCGCACCGCCCGCGCCAAGGGCCTGACGGAACCCGTCGTCATCGGCAAGCACGCCATGCGCTCGACGATGACGCCGATCCTGACCGTCCTGGGTCTGGACCTCGGAGCCCTGATGGGCGGCGCGGTCCTGACCGAGTACACGTTCTCGCTGCACGGACTCGGCTACAGCGCCGTCCGCGCCATCAGCGAGCACGACCTCCCGGTCATCCTGGGCATCACCCTGATCTCCGCCTTCTTCGTCGTCGCGGCGAACCTCATCGTTGACCTCATGTACGCGGTGATCGACCCCCGAGTGAGGCTGTCATGA
- a CDS encoding enhanced serine sensitivity protein SseB C-terminal domain-containing protein, whose protein sequence is MSASGTAAAGQVEHMMRQVTPGRYESYESLLHALSEGRLWMLLWQGQPGSPDAQYGGMEVESLGYAPCVTSPQELAASGWNRGYEVVTGRDIARALYPDRWGLWLNPHAQGGGLGVPWADLRRIATGLDRMPAGPLRLSEPAIELPQFYGLLTQHAHRTPAVRSLRRAWVQPALGSPYLAVGLDLYDASAPALESVREMMRQSVGVVPEGVPVCTVALADEHDPVAMWLRAQTRPFYDREGQAPAY, encoded by the coding sequence GTGAGTGCGTCAGGCACGGCCGCGGCCGGGCAGGTCGAGCACATGATGCGCCAGGTGACTCCCGGGCGCTACGAGAGTTACGAGTCGCTCCTGCATGCCCTCTCCGAGGGCCGGCTGTGGATGCTGCTCTGGCAGGGGCAGCCGGGCTCGCCGGACGCCCAGTACGGCGGCATGGAGGTGGAGAGCCTCGGCTACGCGCCCTGCGTCACCTCCCCCCAGGAGCTGGCGGCCAGCGGCTGGAACCGGGGCTACGAAGTGGTCACCGGGCGGGACATCGCCCGCGCGCTGTACCCGGACCGCTGGGGCCTGTGGCTCAACCCGCACGCCCAGGGGGGCGGCCTCGGCGTGCCCTGGGCCGACCTGCGCCGGATCGCCACCGGCCTGGACCGGATGCCGGCGGGCCCGCTGCGGCTGTCCGAGCCCGCGATCGAGCTGCCGCAGTTCTACGGGCTCCTGACCCAGCACGCGCACCGCACCCCGGCCGTCCGGTCGCTGCGCCGCGCCTGGGTGCAGCCCGCGCTGGGCTCCCCGTACCTCGCGGTCGGGCTCGACCTGTACGACGCCTCCGCGCCCGCTCTGGAATCCGTACGGGAGATGATGCGCCAGTCGGTCGGGGTGGTCCCCGAGGGGGTCCCGGTGTGCACGGTCGCGCTCGCGGACGAGCACGACCCCGTGGCGATGTGGCTGCGCGCGCAGACCCGGCCCTTCTACGACCGCGAGGGCCAGGCTCCGGCGTACTGA
- a CDS encoding ABC transporter permease, with amino-acid sequence MTAPLHDTGAAEPAAVATPEVPQKAIEGRSPWQIAWLRLKRDKVALAGGVIVLLLILVAIFAPLIVKAFGHPPEELHEDLLDPLLGLPVGDWGGMSGDFLLGIEPVNGRDVFSRIVYGARISLLVAFLSAFVAVSLGTFFGIIAGYFGGWVDAAISRVMDLLLAFPQLLFIIALISVIPNKLWGFEGSGLRIAVLVLVIGFFGWPYIGRIVRGQTLSLREREYVEAARSLGAGRFYILFRELLPNLVAPITVYATLMIPTNVLTEAALSFLGVGVKPPTPSWGETLSTAVRTYEDDPLFMIFPGVAIFITVLAFNLFGDGVRDALDPKGSR; translated from the coding sequence ATGACGGCACCACTGCACGACACCGGAGCGGCCGAGCCCGCGGCCGTGGCCACCCCCGAGGTTCCGCAGAAGGCGATCGAGGGCCGCTCCCCGTGGCAGATCGCCTGGCTGCGCCTGAAGCGCGACAAGGTCGCGCTGGCCGGCGGCGTCATCGTGCTGCTGCTGATCCTCGTCGCGATCTTCGCGCCGCTGATCGTCAAGGCCTTCGGGCACCCGCCGGAGGAGCTGCACGAGGACCTCCTGGACCCGCTGCTCGGCCTGCCGGTCGGCGACTGGGGCGGCATGAGCGGCGACTTCCTGCTGGGCATCGAGCCGGTCAACGGGCGCGACGTCTTCAGCCGGATCGTCTACGGCGCCCGGATCTCGCTGCTGGTGGCCTTCCTGTCCGCCTTCGTGGCGGTTTCGCTGGGCACCTTCTTCGGCATCATCGCCGGCTACTTCGGCGGCTGGGTCGACGCGGCCATCAGCCGGGTCATGGACCTGCTGCTGGCCTTCCCGCAGCTGCTCTTCATCATCGCGCTGATCTCCGTCATCCCCAACAAGCTGTGGGGCTTCGAGGGATCGGGCCTGCGCATCGCCGTACTGGTGCTGGTCATCGGATTCTTCGGCTGGCCGTACATCGGCCGGATCGTCCGCGGCCAGACCCTCTCGCTGCGCGAGCGCGAGTACGTGGAGGCCGCCCGCAGCCTCGGCGCCGGCCGCTTCTACATCCTCTTCCGCGAACTGCTCCCGAACCTGGTGGCGCCCATCACCGTCTACGCGACGCTGATGATCCCCACCAACGTGCTGACCGAGGCGGCTCTCAGCTTCCTCGGAGTCGGCGTCAAGCCGCCCACGCCGTCCTGGGGAGAAACCCTCTCCACGGCCGTGCGTACCTACGAGGACGATCCGCTCTTCATGATCTTCCCCGGCGTGGCGATCTTCATCACCGTGCTGGCCTTCAACCTCTTCGGCGACGGCGTCCGTGACGCCCTCGACCCGAAGGGCTCCCGCTAG
- a CDS encoding enhanced serine sensitivity protein SseB: protein MQGSGWPANELEQVLGAALGQPDAGGRILEVLGRSQVWVPLPGGATAPTGGLDLPTMDIGGAAYVPVYSSEAQFLACAGPGMDFAVAPAVEFARGLPPQLGIAVNPEGAVGVPLPPPAVAELCRSGRTPLDGPATGGRVRLYEPDWQDDPVDFLAAATEEFRATGVVAAAYRCLASVEGGEPQLFIGVRLVGWEPEMQGAPMEALGRALTRVPPPWPVQLILLDAVQDPVTDWIRERVRPFYLP, encoded by the coding sequence ATGCAGGGCAGTGGCTGGCCGGCGAATGAGCTGGAGCAGGTGCTCGGGGCGGCGCTGGGGCAGCCGGACGCCGGGGGGCGGATCCTGGAGGTCCTCGGGCGCAGCCAGGTGTGGGTACCGCTGCCGGGCGGCGCGACCGCGCCGACGGGCGGGCTCGACCTGCCCACCATGGACATCGGCGGGGCGGCGTACGTCCCCGTCTACAGCTCCGAGGCCCAGTTCCTGGCCTGCGCGGGCCCCGGCATGGACTTCGCGGTGGCGCCCGCCGTGGAGTTCGCCCGCGGCCTGCCCCCGCAGCTCGGCATCGCCGTCAACCCCGAGGGCGCCGTCGGCGTACCGCTCCCGCCGCCCGCCGTCGCCGAGCTGTGCCGCTCCGGGCGGACCCCGCTCGACGGCCCCGCCACCGGCGGCCGCGTGCGGCTCTACGAGCCCGACTGGCAGGACGACCCGGTGGACTTCCTGGCGGCCGCCACCGAGGAGTTCCGCGCCACCGGGGTGGTCGCCGCCGCGTACCGCTGCCTCGCCAGCGTCGAGGGCGGGGAGCCCCAGCTGTTCATCGGTGTCCGCCTGGTGGGATGGGAACCGGAGATGCAGGGCGCGCCGATGGAGGCCCTCGGACGGGCCCTGACCCGCGTCCCGCCGCCGTGGCCCGTGCAGTTGATCCTCCTGGACGCCGTCCAGGACCCGGTCACGGACTGGATTCGTGAGCGCGTACGCCCCTTCTACCTGCCGTAG
- a CDS encoding AMIN-like domain-containing (lipo)protein, protein MIHARLRQSVALATGALLAACLSLAAPASASSLTATKAQAQTPLVVNARWAGHPSYDRIVIDLQGSAPTVTVTPVNQLFYDGSGKPVPLPGKYFLEIRLNPAAAHNDAGGNVYQGPKLQKINLSKLKGIALTGDYEGYVTFGAAFDTLPYYRAFALHAPERFVVDIAH, encoded by the coding sequence ATGATCCACGCCCGTCTCCGGCAGTCCGTGGCCCTGGCAACCGGCGCGCTGCTCGCCGCCTGCCTCTCCCTCGCCGCGCCTGCCTCGGCCTCCTCCCTCACCGCCACCAAGGCCCAGGCCCAGACCCCGCTCGTCGTCAATGCCCGCTGGGCCGGGCACCCCTCGTACGACCGGATCGTCATCGACCTCCAGGGGTCCGCCCCCACGGTCACCGTCACCCCCGTCAACCAGCTGTTCTACGACGGGTCCGGGAAGCCCGTCCCGCTGCCCGGGAAGTACTTCCTGGAGATCCGCCTCAACCCGGCCGCCGCGCACAACGACGCGGGCGGGAACGTCTACCAGGGCCCCAAGCTCCAGAAGATCAACCTCAGCAAGCTCAAGGGCATCGCCCTGACCGGCGACTACGAGGGGTACGTGACCTTCGGCGCCGCCTTCGACACCCTGCCGTACTACCGCGCGTTCGCCCTGCACGCGCCGGAGCGGTTCGTCGTGGACATCGCGCACTGA
- a CDS encoding L-serine ammonia-lyase, translating to MAISVFDLFSIGIGPSSSHTVGPMRAARMFVTRLKKDGVLAQTASVRAELFGSLGATGHGHGTPKAVLLGLEGHSPRSVNVETADDELERIRRTGRLRLLGAEIGDVHEIDFDEPNQLILHRRRSLPYHANGMTLFAYDASGAPLLEKTYYSVGGGFVVDEDAVGEDRIKLDDTVLKYPFRSGDELLRMARESGLSISAMMLENEKAWRTEEEIREGLLEIWRVMQACVSRGMSREGILPGGLKVRRRAANTARKLRSEGDPLALSMEWITLYAMAVNEENAAGGRVVTAPTNGAAGIIPAVLHYYMNFVPGADEEGVVRFLLAAGAIGLLFKENASISGAEVGCQGEVGSACSMAAGALAEVLGGTPEQVENAAEIGMEHNLGLTCDPVGGLVQIPCIERNGMAAVKAVTAARMAMRGDGSHKVSLDKVIKTMKETGADMKVKYKETARGGLAVNVIEC from the coding sequence GTGGCCATCTCCGTCTTCGATCTCTTCTCCATCGGTATCGGTCCCTCCTCCTCCCACACGGTCGGTCCGATGCGGGCCGCGCGCATGTTCGTGACGCGGCTGAAGAAGGACGGCGTGCTGGCCCAGACCGCCTCCGTCCGGGCCGAGCTCTTCGGGTCCCTCGGCGCGACCGGCCACGGACACGGCACCCCCAAGGCGGTGCTCCTGGGCCTGGAGGGCCACTCCCCCCGCTCGGTGAACGTCGAGACCGCCGACGACGAGCTGGAGCGCATCCGCAGGACCGGCCGGCTGCGGCTGCTGGGCGCGGAGATAGGCGATGTCCACGAGATCGACTTCGACGAGCCGAACCAGCTGATCCTGCACCGCCGGCGCTCCCTGCCGTACCACGCGAACGGCATGACCCTCTTCGCGTACGACGCCTCTGGCGCGCCGCTGCTGGAGAAGACGTACTACTCGGTCGGCGGCGGCTTCGTGGTGGACGAGGACGCGGTCGGTGAGGACCGGATCAAGCTCGACGACACCGTGCTGAAGTACCCCTTCCGCAGCGGCGACGAATTGCTGCGGATGGCCCGGGAGAGCGGCCTGTCGATCTCCGCGATGATGCTGGAGAACGAAAAGGCCTGGCGCACGGAGGAAGAGATCCGCGAGGGCCTGCTCGAGATCTGGCGCGTCATGCAGGCGTGCGTCTCGCGCGGCATGTCGCGCGAGGGCATCCTGCCGGGCGGCCTGAAGGTCCGCCGCCGGGCGGCGAACACCGCCCGCAAGCTCCGCTCCGAGGGCGACCCGCTGGCACTGTCGATGGAGTGGATCACCCTCTACGCGATGGCCGTGAACGAGGAGAACGCCGCGGGCGGCCGGGTGGTCACCGCTCCGACGAACGGCGCCGCGGGCATCATCCCGGCGGTCCTGCACTACTACATGAACTTCGTGCCCGGCGCCGACGAGGAGGGCGTGGTCCGCTTCCTGCTCGCGGCCGGTGCGATTGGCCTGCTCTTCAAGGAGAACGCCTCGATCTCCGGCGCCGAGGTCGGCTGCCAGGGCGAGGTGGGCTCCGCCTGCTCGATGGCGGCCGGCGCCCTCGCCGAGGTGCTCGGCGGCACCCCGGAGCAGGTCGAGAACGCGGCCGAGATCGGCATGGAGCACAACCTGGGCCTGACCTGCGACCCGGTCGGCGGCCTCGTCCAGATCCCGTGCATCGAGCGCAACGGCATGGCGGCGGTCAAGGCCGTCACCGCGGCCCGGATGGCGATGCGCGGCGACGGCAGCCACAAGGTGTCCCTCGACAAGGTCATCAAGACCATGAAGGAGACCGGCGCCGACATGAAGGTCAAGTACAAGGAGACGGCCCGCGGCGGCCTCGCGGTCAACGTGATCGAGTGCTGA
- a CDS encoding ABC transporter substrate-binding protein yields the protein MTTHRTSKRRLAAGTAVVLAVMLTATACGGDGKKDEKAAAGGGSFNAGIDKVSNASDKKGGELKFVGTQDADSWDPQRGYYGFMWDFSRYYTRQLVSFKPAPGQESTELVPDLATAKAEISDGGKTYKYTLKDNVTWEDGSPVTAQEIKYGIERTWAQDVISGGPVYIQQVLDPKAEYPGPYKDTAADKLGLKAIETPDAKTIIFKLPTPNGDFEQMLAMPAASPVKPEKDTAAKYGLKPFSNGPYKIDSYEPNKSMKLSRNENFKAESDTIRKALPDTISVTFMANADDMDKRLINGEFDVDINATGIGQAARATALKEHKGNLDNGQTGFIRYAVMPQTVAPFDNIECRKAVIYAADKKSLQTARGGPQAGGDIAPNMLPLGIKGSDAKYDPFEVLQNDGKPNLEKAKAALKACGKETGFKTTIAVRNNKPVEVATAVSLQNALKQVGIEADVDQFDGAQHSGIIGSPKVVKEKNYGIIIMGWGADFPTGQGFSQPLVDGRFILQSGNNNYSELNDPAINKLFDDAIAETDPTKAGEIYKQMNQKVSEAAVYLPFVYDKTITWRSTRLTNAYTTDAYNGRYDYASLGVVK from the coding sequence GTGACTACCCATCGCACGTCGAAGCGCAGACTTGCTGCCGGCACGGCCGTCGTGCTCGCGGTCATGCTGACCGCGACCGCCTGTGGCGGAGACGGCAAGAAGGACGAGAAGGCGGCCGCCGGCGGCGGCAGCTTCAACGCCGGCATCGACAAGGTCTCCAACGCCTCGGACAAGAAGGGCGGCGAACTCAAGTTCGTCGGTACCCAGGACGCCGACTCGTGGGACCCGCAGCGCGGCTACTACGGCTTCATGTGGGACTTCTCCCGCTACTACACGCGCCAGCTGGTCAGCTTCAAGCCCGCCCCCGGCCAGGAGAGCACCGAGCTCGTCCCGGACCTCGCCACCGCCAAGGCCGAGATCAGCGACGGCGGCAAGACCTACAAGTACACCCTCAAGGACAACGTGACCTGGGAGGACGGCTCGCCCGTCACCGCCCAGGAGATCAAGTACGGCATCGAGCGCACCTGGGCGCAGGACGTCATCTCCGGCGGCCCGGTCTACATCCAGCAGGTCCTGGACCCGAAGGCGGAGTACCCCGGCCCGTACAAGGACACCGCTGCGGACAAGCTCGGCCTGAAGGCGATCGAGACCCCGGACGCGAAGACCATCATCTTCAAGCTCCCCACCCCCAACGGTGACTTCGAGCAGATGCTGGCCATGCCGGCGGCGAGCCCGGTCAAGCCGGAGAAGGACACCGCGGCCAAGTACGGCCTGAAGCCCTTCTCCAACGGCCCGTACAAGATCGACTCGTACGAGCCCAACAAGAGCATGAAGCTCTCGCGCAACGAGAACTTCAAGGCCGAGTCGGACACCATCCGCAAGGCGCTCCCGGACACCATCTCGGTCACGTTCATGGCGAACGCGGACGACATGGACAAGCGCCTGATCAACGGCGAGTTCGACGTCGACATCAACGCGACCGGCATCGGCCAGGCGGCCCGCGCCACCGCGCTGAAGGAGCACAAGGGCAACCTCGACAACGGCCAGACGGGCTTCATCCGGTACGCGGTGATGCCGCAGACCGTCGCCCCGTTCGACAACATCGAGTGCCGCAAGGCCGTCATCTACGCGGCCGACAAGAAGTCCCTGCAGACCGCCCGCGGCGGCCCGCAGGCCGGTGGCGACATCGCCCCCAACATGCTCCCGCTGGGCATCAAGGGCTCCGACGCCAAGTACGACCCGTTCGAGGTCCTGCAGAACGACGGCAAGCCGAACCTGGAGAAGGCCAAGGCCGCGCTGAAGGCCTGCGGCAAGGAGACCGGCTTCAAGACGACCATCGCGGTCCGCAACAACAAGCCGGTCGAGGTCGCGACCGCCGTCTCGCTGCAGAACGCCCTCAAGCAGGTCGGCATCGAGGCCGACGTCGACCAGTTCGACGGTGCCCAGCACTCCGGGATCATCGGTTCGCCGAAGGTCGTCAAGGAGAAGAACTACGGCATCATCATCATGGGCTGGGGCGCCGACTTCCCGACCGGTCAGGGCTTCTCCCAGCCGCTGGTCGACGGCCGCTTCATCCTGCAGAGCGGCAACAACAACTACTCCGAGCTCAACGACCCGGCGATCAACAAGCTGTTCGACGACGCCATCGCGGAGACCGACCCGACCAAGGCCGGCGAGATCTACAAGCAGATGAACCAGAAGGTCTCCGAGGCCGCGGTCTACCTGCCCTTCGTCTACGACAAGACGATCACCTGGCGCAGCACCCGGCTGACGAACGCCTACACCACCGATGCCTACAACGGCCGCTACGACTACGCCTCGCTCGGTGTCGTGAAGTAA
- the glyA gene encoding serine hydroxymethyltransferase, whose protein sequence is MSVLNTPLHELDPDVAAAVDAELVRQQSTLEMIASENFAPVAVMEAQGSVLTNKYAEGYPGRRYYGGCEHVDVVEQIAIDRIKALFGAEAANVQPHSGAQANAAAMFALLKPGDTIMGLNLAHGGHLTHGMKINFSGKLYNVVPYHVDETGEVDMAEVERLAKESKPQLIVAGWSAYPRQLDFAAFRRIADEVGAFLMVDMAHFAGLVAAGLHPNPVPHAHVVTTTTHKTLGGPRGGVILSTQELAKKINSAVFPGQQGGPLEHVIAAKAVSFKVAASPEFKERQERTLEGAKILAARLVQDDVKAVGVDVLTGGTDVHLVLVDLRNSDLDGQQAEDRLHEVGITVNRNAIPNDPRPPMVTSGLRIGTPALATRGFDAEAFTEVAEIIAQALKPTYDSEALKARVSALAAKFPLYPTL, encoded by the coding sequence ATGTCTGTACTGAACACCCCGCTCCACGAGCTCGACCCGGACGTCGCCGCCGCTGTCGACGCCGAGCTCGTACGCCAGCAGTCCACCCTGGAAATGATCGCGTCGGAGAACTTCGCTCCGGTCGCCGTCATGGAGGCCCAGGGTTCGGTCCTGACCAACAAGTACGCCGAGGGCTACCCGGGCCGCCGCTACTACGGTGGCTGCGAGCACGTCGACGTCGTCGAGCAGATCGCGATCGACCGCATCAAGGCGCTGTTCGGCGCCGAGGCCGCGAACGTCCAGCCGCACTCCGGTGCGCAGGCCAACGCCGCCGCGATGTTCGCGCTGCTGAAGCCGGGCGACACGATCATGGGCCTGAACCTGGCCCACGGCGGTCACCTGACCCACGGCATGAAGATCAACTTCTCCGGCAAGCTCTACAACGTGGTCCCGTACCACGTCGACGAGACCGGCGAGGTGGACATGGCCGAGGTCGAGCGCCTCGCCAAGGAGTCCAAGCCGCAGCTGATCGTCGCCGGCTGGTCCGCCTACCCGCGCCAGCTGGACTTCGCCGCCTTCCGCCGCATCGCGGACGAGGTCGGCGCGTTCCTGATGGTCGACATGGCGCACTTCGCCGGCCTGGTCGCCGCGGGTCTGCACCCGAACCCGGTGCCGCACGCCCACGTCGTCACCACCACCACGCACAAGACCCTCGGCGGTCCGCGCGGCGGTGTCATCCTGTCGACGCAGGAGCTGGCCAAGAAGATCAACTCCGCGGTCTTCCCGGGTCAGCAGGGCGGCCCGCTGGAGCACGTGATCGCGGCCAAGGCGGTCTCCTTCAAGGTCGCGGCCTCGCCCGAGTTCAAGGAGCGCCAGGAGCGCACCCTGGAGGGTGCGAAGATCCTCGCCGCCCGCCTGGTCCAGGACGACGTCAAGGCCGTGGGCGTGGACGTCCTCACCGGTGGCACGGACGTGCACCTGGTCCTGGTCGACCTGCGCAACTCCGATCTGGACGGCCAGCAGGCCGAGGACCGCCTCCACGAGGTCGGCATCACGGTCAACCGCAACGCCATCCCGAACGACCCGCGGCCGCCGATGGTCACCTCGGGTCTGCGGATCGGTACGCCGGCCCTGGCCACCCGCGGTTTCGACGCCGAGGCCTTCACCGAGGTCGCCGAGATCATCGCGCAGGCCCTGAAGCCGACGTACGACAGCGAGGCCCTGAAGGCGCGCGTCTCCGCGCTCGCCGCGAAGTTCCCGCTCTACCCGACGCTCTAG
- the gcvH gene encoding glycine cleavage system protein GcvH yields MSNPEKLRYTKEHEWLSDAVDGVATVGITEFAANALGDVVYAQLPEVGDTVTEGETCGELESTKSVSDLYSPVTGEIVEANQDVVDDPALVNTAPFEGGWLFKVRLSEEPKDTLSFEEYTKLTAGN; encoded by the coding sequence ATGAGCAACCCCGAGAAGCTGCGTTACACCAAGGAGCACGAGTGGCTGTCGGACGCCGTGGACGGCGTCGCGACGGTCGGCATCACGGAGTTCGCGGCCAACGCGCTCGGTGACGTCGTCTACGCCCAGCTCCCCGAGGTCGGCGACACCGTGACCGAGGGCGAGACCTGTGGCGAGCTGGAGTCGACGAAGTCGGTCAGCGACCTGTACTCCCCGGTTACCGGTGAGATCGTCGAGGCCAACCAGGACGTCGTGGACGACCCGGCGCTCGTGAACACCGCCCCGTTCGAGGGTGGCTGGCTCTTCAAGGTCCGACTCTCGGAGGAGCCGAAGGACACGCTCTCCTTCGAGGAGTACACCAAGCTCACCGCCGGTAACTGA
- a CDS encoding AAA family ATPase, which yields MTTTGTVEAVPAQRGAHGRRRAADAGLGLVRDLRGPAVRTPQPLAFAAGDIVVVSGLPGGGKSTLIKRAAAEGGAVDSQDTRERWERSMPAALPYAVYRPLVRAAHYWGLWRILRSGASVVVHDCGTQSWVRGLLAAAARRRGRALHLLLLDSSPEEALSGQAARGRRVSAYAFARHRGAVARLLRDAEAGRPPHGCASVTLLDRASAATVTRIAFHA from the coding sequence GTGACGACGACAGGAACCGTGGAAGCGGTGCCGGCGCAGCGAGGCGCGCACGGCCGCAGGAGGGCGGCCGACGCCGGCCTCGGCCTCGTGCGCGACCTGCGCGGACCCGCCGTGCGCACCCCCCAGCCGCTCGCCTTCGCGGCCGGGGACATCGTCGTGGTGTCCGGCCTGCCCGGCGGCGGCAAGAGCACCCTGATCAAGCGGGCGGCCGCCGAGGGCGGGGCCGTCGACTCCCAGGACACCCGTGAGCGCTGGGAGCGGAGCATGCCCGCCGCGCTCCCCTACGCGGTGTACCGGCCGCTGGTGCGCGCCGCGCACTACTGGGGGCTGTGGCGGATCCTGCGCTCCGGAGCCTCCGTGGTCGTCCACGACTGCGGCACGCAGAGCTGGGTACGGGGGCTGCTCGCGGCCGCCGCGCGCCGCCGGGGCCGGGCGCTGCACCTGCTCCTGCTGGACAGCAGCCCCGAGGAGGCGCTCTCCGGGCAGGCCGCGCGCGGCCGCCGGGTGTCCGCGTACGCCTTCGCCCGCCACCGCGGCGCGGTGGCCCGCCTGCTCCGCGACGCCGAAGCGGGGCGCCCGCCGCACGGCTGCGCCTCGGTCACCCTGCTGGACCGGGCCTCCGCCGCGACGGTGACCCGCATCGCCTTCCACGCCTGA
- the gcvT gene encoding glycine cleavage system aminomethyltransferase GcvT produces the protein MSTAPRLTALDALHRSLGATMTDFAGWDMPLRYASERDEHNAVRTKAGLFDLSHMGEITLTGPEAVKALDYALVGNISTVGVGRARYTHICQEDGGIVDDLIVYRLGETEYMVVANASNAQVVLDALTERAAGFAAVVRDDRDAYALLAVQGPESPGILASLTDADLDGLKYYAGLPGTVAGVPALIARTGYTGEDGFELFVSPEHAVELWQALTKAGEGVGLVPAGLSCRDTLRLEAGMPLYGHELTTSLTPFDAGLGRVVKFEKEGDFVGRAALEAAAERAATKAPRKLVGLIAEGRRVPRAGFPVVADGQVIGEVTSGAPSPTLGKPIAMAYVDAAHAAPGTSGVGIDIRGTHEPYEVVALPFYKRQK, from the coding sequence ATGAGCACTGCCCCCCGCCTGACCGCCCTCGATGCGCTGCACCGCTCGCTCGGTGCGACCATGACCGACTTCGCGGGCTGGGACATGCCGCTGCGGTACGCGAGCGAGCGCGACGAGCACAACGCCGTACGCACGAAGGCCGGCCTGTTCGACCTGTCCCACATGGGCGAGATCACGCTGACCGGCCCGGAGGCCGTCAAAGCCCTGGACTACGCGCTGGTCGGCAACATCTCCACCGTCGGTGTCGGCCGCGCCCGCTACACGCACATCTGTCAGGAGGACGGCGGGATCGTCGACGACCTGATCGTCTACCGCCTCGGCGAGACCGAGTACATGGTCGTCGCCAACGCCTCCAACGCCCAGGTCGTCCTGGACGCCCTGACCGAGCGTGCCGCCGGCTTCGCCGCCGTGGTCCGCGACGACCGCGACGCGTACGCGCTGCTCGCGGTGCAGGGGCCGGAGTCCCCCGGCATCCTGGCCTCCCTGACCGACGCCGACCTGGACGGCCTCAAGTACTACGCCGGCCTGCCGGGCACCGTCGCGGGCGTGCCCGCGCTGATCGCGCGTACGGGCTACACGGGCGAGGACGGCTTCGAGCTGTTCGTCTCCCCCGAGCACGCCGTCGAGCTGTGGCAGGCGCTGACCAAGGCGGGCGAGGGCGTCGGCCTGGTCCCGGCCGGCCTGTCCTGCCGCGACACCCTGCGCCTGGAAGCGGGCATGCCGCTGTACGGGCACGAGCTGACCACCTCCCTCACCCCCTTCGACGCGGGCTTGGGCCGGGTCGTGAAGTTCGAGAAGGAGGGGGACTTCGTCGGCCGCGCCGCGCTGGAGGCCGCCGCCGAGCGCGCCGCCACCAAGGCGCCGCGCAAGCTGGTCGGTCTGATCGCCGAGGGCCGCCGCGTTCCGCGCGCCGGGTTCCCGGTCGTCGCCGACGGCCAGGTCATCGGCGAGGTCACCTCGGGCGCCCCGTCCCCGACGCTGGGCAAGCCGATCGCGATGGCGTACGTGGACGCGGCGCACGCCGCGCCCGGTACCTCCGGCGTAGGCATCGACATTCGCGGTACGCATGAGCCGTACGAGGTCGTGGCGCTGCCGTTCTACAAGCGGCAGAAGTAG